One Poseidonibacter antarcticus genomic window carries:
- a CDS encoding efflux RND transporter periplasmic adaptor subunit, translating into MKYLFIALLLGVSILNAQIIEVSQVFNKKLVKVQKEQIGTLKSFYGRTALNETKIYDIVTRFDGYITKLYANEQYKTIKKASPLFTIYSNEISSIQEELQIAKKFNKSLVNSNIEKLKSLDINSSMIKKIKSSKKVLKDISFYSPMNSIILQKNINKGSFIKKGKLLLQLVSLDELWFIASVYQKDLSFIKKDMKAKIYIDGVKNPIASKVDMIYPTVDMKTKTVDVRFIIANKDLKLYPNMFAKVKIKTIEKQMLTLPKTAVLRKGDKFYVFQNLSKTEFEPIEIEAKRLSSSKYEILSGLEEGQIVINNALFLLDSDAVTNGLYSSDDDEDW; encoded by the coding sequence ATGAAATACCTCTTCATAGCCCTACTCTTAGGAGTTTCAATACTAAATGCTCAAATCATTGAAGTTTCACAAGTGTTTAATAAAAAGCTTGTCAAAGTACAAAAAGAGCAAATAGGTACTTTAAAAAGCTTTTATGGAAGAACAGCTCTAAATGAAACAAAAATCTATGATATTGTGACTAGGTTTGACGGATATATCACAAAATTATATGCAAATGAACAATATAAAACTATAAAAAAAGCAAGTCCACTTTTTACTATATATTCAAATGAAATATCTTCAATTCAAGAAGAATTACAAATTGCAAAAAAATTTAATAAATCATTAGTAAATAGTAATATTGAGAAATTAAAATCTTTGGATATAAATTCTTCAATGATTAAAAAAATAAAAAGTTCTAAAAAAGTTCTAAAAGACATTTCTTTTTATTCACCTATGAATTCTATTATTTTACAAAAAAATATAAATAAAGGAAGTTTTATAAAAAAAGGAAAACTTCTTCTTCAATTAGTATCTTTAGATGAACTTTGGTTTATTGCCTCTGTTTATCAAAAAGATTTATCATTCATAAAAAAAGATATGAAAGCAAAAATTTATATAGATGGAGTTAAAAATCCAATAGCGTCGAAGGTTGATATGATTTATCCTACAGTTGATATGAAAACAAAAACTGTAGATGTACGATTTATAATTGCCAATAAAGACTTAAAACTTTATCCCAATATGTTTGCAAAGGTAAAGATTAAAACTATTGAAAAACAGATGTTAACTTTACCTAAAACAGCAGTTCTTAGAAAAGGTGATAAGTTTTATGTTTTCCAAAACCTTTCTAAAACTGAATTTGAACCTATTGAAATTGAAGCTAAAAGATTGTCTTCAAGTAAATATGAAATATTAAGTGGTTTAGAAGAAGGACAAATTGTAATAAACAACGCCCTATTTTTACTTGATTCTGATGCTGTTACAAACGGTTTATATTCATCAGATGATGATGAAGACTGGTAG
- a CDS encoding efflux RND transporter permease subunit: MVENIISYSIKNKFLVLFSIIILTFASIWAVKNTSLDALPDLSPPQVIVQVKWAGQSPKTIEEQVSYPLISNLMSLPNIDTVRAMSSFQNALIYIIFKDGTDLYDSRNRILEQLSSLQGTFPSDANVTIGPDATGVGWAYEYALKSDNKSLDELRTLQDYYYKYALLGVDGVSEIASIGGFIKNYEITLDQDKLVQYDISINQVKKALTSNNDEKGGRIILENGFEHMIQAKGYLKSIVDIENITIKTNNTIPLKIKDIAEVNITATNRRGMVDLNGEGETVGGIVIVRFGENPYKVIKAVKEKIKTLKVEGVEVIETYDRSTLIDKAINTLKNTLIEESIIVMIITGLFLFHFRSALIIIITLPLTVLITFLLMKAFGMGSNIMSLGGIAIAIGAMVDATIVMVENAHKHLQGKENISNEERIKIIIKSAKQVGRPIFFALILVVVSFLPIFALTGQEGRLFTPLAFTKSFAMISGAILSITIVPILMIFFIRGKIVREDKNILNKFFILLYSPLLKLSLKFRYLVVFIFFGMLIVSYPVYKKLNWEFMPMMNEQTIMYMPVTPYGLGIDLSKELTQKTNKIIKSFPEVQTVFGKTGRANTATDPAPLAMIETIITFKPQEQWRKGMTYKKLMEGMDKKLQVAGLINSWTYPIRGRIDMLLTGIRTPLGIKLYGNNHKQLEISAGVIEQKLKKFNKTLSVSTDKINSGYYLNIEVKEEMLSRYGITKNDILSTISLGVAGAKISTFLDGLERYPISLRYETTQREDITSLRNLQIKTKLGFQNLEMFANLKYEEGPSVIKSEKALNVNFIYITPKSGISAKQYKDEAKELLNDIKLPDGFYYEWAGQSEYLESAVQRLIYIIPFTFVIIFLLIYFALKNITYTMIIFFTLPFALTGGIFYLDYLDFNISIAVIVGFLALLGIAAETSIVMLVYLHEAMNELKQKSKQINRSDIFNAIYKGAVLRLRPKLMTLFAILGGLIPIMYINSVGSEVMQRIAAPMIGGMFSSALLTLIIIPSIFYILEMKKKDKFE; this comes from the coding sequence ATGGTAGAAAATATAATTTCATACAGCATTAAAAATAAGTTTCTAGTACTCTTTTCTATAATTATCTTAACGTTTGCATCTATTTGGGCAGTTAAAAATACAAGTTTAGATGCCTTACCTGATTTATCACCTCCTCAAGTAATTGTACAAGTTAAGTGGGCTGGACAAAGTCCTAAAACAATAGAAGAACAAGTTTCATATCCACTAATCTCAAATTTAATGTCTTTACCAAATATTGATACAGTAAGAGCTATGAGTTCTTTTCAAAATGCATTAATTTATATTATTTTTAAAGATGGAACGGATCTTTATGATTCAAGAAATAGAATATTAGAGCAATTATCTTCTTTACAAGGAACATTTCCAAGTGATGCAAATGTTACAATTGGTCCAGATGCAACGGGTGTTGGTTGGGCTTATGAATATGCACTTAAATCTGATAATAAATCACTTGATGAACTAAGAACTTTACAAGATTATTATTATAAATATGCCCTACTTGGTGTTGATGGAGTAAGTGAAATTGCAAGTATTGGTGGTTTTATAAAAAACTATGAAATCACATTAGACCAAGATAAACTAGTTCAATATGATATTTCTATAAATCAAGTTAAAAAAGCACTAACTTCAAATAATGATGAAAAAGGTGGTCGAATTATTCTAGAAAATGGCTTTGAACATATGATTCAAGCTAAGGGATATTTAAAATCTATTGTTGATATTGAGAATATTACAATAAAAACAAATAATACAATACCTCTAAAAATAAAAGATATAGCAGAAGTAAATATTACAGCAACTAACAGAAGAGGAATGGTAGATTTAAACGGTGAAGGTGAAACTGTTGGTGGGATTGTAATTGTTCGTTTTGGTGAAAATCCATATAAAGTTATCAAAGCAGTAAAAGAAAAAATCAAAACACTAAAAGTTGAAGGTGTTGAAGTTATTGAAACTTATGATAGGTCGACACTTATTGATAAAGCAATAAATACACTTAAAAATACACTTATAGAAGAGTCCATTATTGTTATGATTATTACAGGATTATTTCTATTTCATTTTAGATCAGCGTTAATTATTATAATCACTCTTCCTCTTACGGTTTTAATTACATTTTTATTAATGAAAGCTTTTGGAATGGGCTCAAATATTATGAGTTTAGGTGGTATTGCAATTGCAATTGGTGCAATGGTTGATGCTACGATTGTAATGGTTGAAAATGCACATAAACATCTTCAAGGAAAAGAAAATATATCAAATGAAGAACGAATTAAGATCATAATAAAATCAGCAAAACAAGTTGGACGACCCATTTTCTTTGCTTTGATATTAGTTGTAGTCTCTTTTCTTCCAATATTTGCCTTAACAGGACAAGAAGGAAGATTGTTCACTCCTTTAGCTTTTACCAAATCGTTTGCAATGATAAGTGGAGCAATATTATCTATTACTATAGTTCCTATTCTTATGATATTTTTTATACGTGGAAAAATTGTAAGAGAAGATAAAAACATATTGAATAAGTTTTTTATTTTACTTTATTCTCCACTGTTAAAATTATCTTTAAAATTTAGATATTTAGTAGTATTTATTTTTTTCGGAATGTTAATTGTTTCCTATCCAGTTTATAAAAAATTAAATTGGGAATTTATGCCAATGATGAATGAGCAAACAATTATGTATATGCCCGTAACTCCTTATGGTTTAGGAATTGATTTATCAAAAGAATTAACACAAAAAACAAATAAAATCATCAAGTCCTTTCCTGAAGTACAAACTGTATTTGGAAAAACAGGTCGGGCTAATACAGCAACTGATCCTGCCCCTCTTGCAATGATTGAGACTATTATTACTTTTAAACCTCAAGAACAATGGCGAAAAGGAATGACGTATAAAAAACTTATGGAAGGAATGGATAAAAAACTTCAAGTTGCAGGTCTTATTAACTCTTGGACTTATCCAATAAGAGGAAGAATTGATATGCTTTTAACAGGTATAAGAACTCCTCTTGGTATAAAATTATATGGTAATAATCATAAACAATTAGAAATAAGTGCAGGGGTAATTGAACAAAAATTAAAAAAGTTTAATAAAACTCTTTCAGTATCAACAGATAAAATTAATTCTGGTTATTACTTAAATATAGAAGTAAAAGAAGAAATGCTATCAAGGTATGGAATTACAAAAAATGATATTCTTTCTACTATTTCATTGGGAGTTGCGGGAGCAAAAATATCTACATTTTTAGATGGACTTGAAAGATACCCAATAAGTTTGAGATATGAAACTACACAAAGAGAAGATATTACATCTCTTCGTAATTTACAGATAAAAACAAAACTTGGATTCCAGAATCTTGAAATGTTTGCAAACTTAAAATATGAAGAAGGACCTTCTGTTATAAAATCTGAAAAAGCATTAAATGTAAACTTTATTTATATTACACCTAAAAGTGGAATATCTGCAAAACAGTATAAAGATGAAGCAAAAGAGCTTTTAAATGATATTAAATTACCTGATGGTTTTTATTATGAATGGGCAGGACAAAGTGAATACTTGGAATCAGCAGTACAGCGATTAATATATATTATTCCATTTACTTTTGTAATTATTTTTTTATTAATATATTTTGCACTAAAAAATATTACATATACAATGATTATATTTTTTACACTTCCTTTTGCTTTAACAGGTGGAATCTTTTATCTTGATTATTTGGACTTTAATATTTCTATTGCTGTTATCGTTGGTTTTCTTGCTCTTCTTGGAATTGCAGCTGAAACATCTATTGTAATGTTGGTTTATTTACATGAAGCTATGAATGAATTAAAACAAAAATCAAAACAAATAAATAGAAGTGATATTTTTAATGCAATATACAAAGGTGCAGTTTTAAGACTACGTCCGAAGTTAATGACTCTATTTGCAATTTTAGGGGGTCTTATTCCTATTATGTATATAAATTCAGTGGGTAGTGAAGTTATGCAAAGAATCGCAGCACCGATGATTGGTGGAATGTTCTCATCTGCATTATTAACTTTAATTATAATACCTTCAATCTTTTATATACTAGAAATGAAGAAAAAGGATAAGTTTGAGTAA
- a CDS encoding MFS transporter translates to MGLKKIVFPISSLFFAIAFLAVGYGMILTFVGVYLKDLEVSNTVIGIINASFFLGAVLSSIFSQKFISSVGHIRSFAAFAALMVISFLMHSLFFNEILWAVLRLVSGFSFYALLIILESWLNEKSSEENRGQILAIYTIIFYLSIGIGQLFLNIDEHFKQFIFTIGSILVLFSVIFISFTKIKEPVLVPFEKFSFPKIFSVAPLATVTSFISGFVVGGFFSMIPVYILTQSASIELVSKFMLISILGGLISQWPVGILSDKFGRRKLISIVSFFSAIISLLFIIYGNEEIYLYILGFCLGLAIFTLYPLAVARANDVVDENKDIVEISRSLLFTYGIGSFLSPLIIGFGLSLSSNFLFISFFILCIILSIYALTQERIKDKDLSVFVNIPLASSPELSKLDPRQDEDYVSKD, encoded by the coding sequence ATGGGTTTAAAAAAAATTGTATTTCCAATATCATCTTTATTTTTTGCAATAGCATTTTTAGCTGTTGGTTATGGGATGATTCTAACATTTGTAGGAGTATATTTAAAAGATTTAGAAGTTAGCAATACTGTTATTGGTATTATTAATGCTTCATTTTTTTTAGGTGCTGTTTTATCTTCTATATTTTCACAAAAATTTATATCATCTGTTGGACATATCAGAAGTTTTGCTGCTTTTGCTGCTCTTATGGTTATCTCTTTTCTTATGCATTCACTCTTTTTTAATGAAATATTATGGGCAGTATTAAGATTAGTTTCGGGATTTTCTTTTTATGCACTTTTAATTATATTAGAAAGCTGGCTAAATGAAAAAAGTTCTGAAGAAAATAGAGGTCAGATATTAGCTATTTATACAATAATTTTCTATTTATCTATAGGAATTGGGCAATTATTCTTAAATATTGATGAGCATTTTAAACAATTTATATTTACAATAGGTTCTATTCTCGTTCTATTTTCTGTTATTTTTATTTCTTTTACTAAAATAAAAGAACCAGTATTAGTACCTTTTGAAAAATTCAGCTTTCCAAAAATATTCTCAGTTGCACCTCTTGCAACAGTTACAAGTTTTATTAGCGGTTTTGTTGTAGGTGGTTTTTTCTCAATGATTCCTGTTTATATTCTTACACAAAGTGCTTCTATTGAACTTGTTTCAAAATTTATGTTAATTTCTATTCTTGGTGGATTGATTTCTCAATGGCCAGTTGGAATACTTTCAGATAAATTTGGTAGAAGAAAACTTATTTCTATTGTTTCATTTTTTAGTGCGATTATTTCACTTTTATTTATAATATATGGAAATGAAGAAATTTATCTATATATATTAGGATTTTGTTTAGGCTTAGCAATATTTACTTTGTATCCTTTAGCAGTTGCAAGAGCAAACGATGTTGTTGATGAAAATAAAGATATTGTAGAAATAAGTAGAAGTTTGCTATTTACTTATGGGATTGGTTCATTTTTATCTCCACTTATTATAGGTTTTGGACTTAGTTTATCATCAAATTTCTTATTTATAAGTTTCTTTATTTTATGCATTATTCTAAGTATTTATGCCTTAACGCAAGAAAGAATAAAAGACAAAGACCTAAGTGTTTTTGTTAATATTCCCCTTGCATCAAGTCCAGAATTATCCAAGTTAGATCCAAGACAAGATGAAGATTATGTATCTAAAGATTAA
- a CDS encoding FixH family protein, whose amino-acid sequence MNLLKLLTIVTLTFGFLNAEVISHKVQKDSYEIVLKSEKSLVIGDNIFFASLYKDGVVVTNAKVKAKFFMPEMPGMPYMEFKDKAKLVDGKYKFMINLSMGGTWQYHLMFKSADGKVHKIRSSINL is encoded by the coding sequence ATGAACTTATTAAAATTATTGACTATTGTAACACTGACTTTTGGCTTTTTAAATGCAGAAGTAATATCTCATAAAGTACAAAAAGATTCTTATGAAATAGTACTAAAATCAGAAAAATCACTAGTAATTGGAGATAATATTTTCTTTGCTAGCTTGTATAAAGATGGAGTTGTTGTTACAAATGCAAAAGTAAAAGCAAAATTTTTTATGCCAGAAATGCCAGGTATGCCATATATGGAATTTAAAGATAAAGCAAAACTAGTTGATGGAAAATACAAATTTATGATTAATCTTTCAATGGGTGGGACTTGGCAATATCATCTAATGTTTAAATCAGCAGATGGAAAAGTACATAAAATTAGATCAAGTATTAACTTATAA
- a CDS encoding TolC family protein — protein sequence MRKKLFLFTLIILASFSLANAQTIDNIIENTFKNNYSLKALEESIKSTKEQIALSSKWQNPVLTFGINDIQFDDVSKRDLEAMQSQFIGFSQIVPIGEKLQRKEKIAINDYQISKYLLEEKKLQYKSKIYEYIYKEKLLEEKLALFQEFKSNTLKLEELLTKLYKYNKATQIQIINTQVLYQELNLKSQKLQTLLNTINLNLEEITYEKIKNINIDTKIKKIKLLTNINSHPKILSLIQSSKKQDNISILEKEKKNSDIKVSLNYFQRDEKYEDYVNIAFAIPLSLRGSEDIKSKQAKIKTIEINHNIQDLKSSFKNKIKILQETINDSIITLDIINNKILPKFNQLQKVLESYNSLQKIDSKSLINNLNEIIKYKLEVINQKDKYFSAIAKSIYFTKEI from the coding sequence ATGAGAAAAAAACTTTTTCTATTTACCTTAATAATCTTAGCAAGTTTTTCTCTTGCTAATGCACAAACTATAGATAATATTATTGAAAATACATTTAAAAATAATTATAGTTTAAAAGCATTAGAAGAATCAATTAAAAGTACAAAAGAACAAATTGCACTTTCTTCCAAATGGCAAAATCCTGTTTTAACATTTGGAATTAATGATATACAATTTGATGATGTTTCAAAAAGAGATTTAGAAGCGATGCAATCGCAGTTTATCGGTTTTTCTCAAATCGTTCCAATAGGTGAAAAACTTCAAAGAAAAGAAAAAATAGCAATAAATGATTATCAAATTTCTAAATATTTACTTGAAGAAAAGAAATTACAATACAAATCAAAAATATATGAGTATATTTATAAAGAAAAATTATTAGAAGAAAAATTAGCACTTTTTCAAGAATTTAAATCAAATACATTAAAATTAGAAGAACTATTAACTAAACTATATAAATATAATAAAGCTACTCAGATACAAATTATTAATACACAAGTTTTGTATCAAGAACTAAATCTTAAATCACAGAAATTACAAACTTTATTAAATACAATAAATTTAAACCTAGAAGAAATCACATACGAAAAAATTAAAAATATAAATATTGATACTAAAATAAAAAAAATAAAACTTCTTACAAATATAAATTCTCATCCTAAAATATTATCACTTATTCAAAGTTCAAAAAAGCAAGATAATATTTCAATTTTAGAAAAAGAAAAAAAGAATTCAGATATAAAAGTTTCACTAAACTATTTTCAAAGAGATGAGAAATATGAAGATTATGTAAATATTGCATTTGCAATTCCTTTGTCTCTTAGAGGAAGTGAAGATATAAAATCAAAACAAGCAAAAATAAAAACTATTGAAATAAATCATAATATTCAAGATTTAAAATCAAGCTTTAAAAATAAAATAAAAATACTACAAGAAACTATAAATGATTCAATAATTACACTTGATATTATTAATAATAAAATTCTTCCAAAATTTAATCAATTGCAAAAAGTTCTAGAATCATATAACTCTTTGCAAAAGATTGATTCAAAATCTTTAATAAATAATTTAAATGAAATCATAAAATATAAATTAGAAGTAATTAATCAAAAAGATAAATATTTTAGTGCAATTGCTAAATCTATATATTTTACTAAGGAAATATAA
- a CDS encoding DUF692 domain-containing protein yields the protein MMNLNGCGLGLRSDFLLDIQSSKFQPDWWEVTPENWMHMPRIYEKAFEQAVFSRPTIAHGLSLSIGSACKLNRKFVKQIKTFLDRYNIEFYSEHLSFSSLDNRQSYELLPVPMTKKMVDIISDRVKEVEDIIQRNLILENSTYYLVPYSEMREVDFINEVMEKSGAKMLLDVNNVFVNASNHSFKARKFIDEIDKSKVAYMHMAGHYFDEESALKIDSHGMPICSGVWKLLEYTLKQIDAPVMIERDNNVPPLSELEIEYRKMERICKAVRNAK from the coding sequence ATGATGAATTTAAATGGATGTGGATTAGGCTTACGAAGTGATTTTTTACTAGATATACAATCAAGTAAATTTCAACCAGATTGGTGGGAGGTAACTCCTGAAAACTGGATGCATATGCCTCGAATTTATGAAAAAGCATTTGAACAAGCTGTTTTTTCAAGACCTACAATTGCACATGGTTTATCTTTATCAATTGGTTCTGCTTGCAAACTTAATAGAAAGTTTGTCAAGCAAATCAAAACTTTCCTAGATAGATATAATATAGAATTTTATTCTGAACATCTTTCTTTTTCCTCTTTAGATAATAGACAATCTTATGAACTACTACCTGTTCCAATGACAAAAAAGATGGTAGATATTATAAGTGATAGAGTAAAAGAAGTTGAGGATATAATTCAAAGAAATTTAATACTAGAAAACTCTACATATTATTTAGTACCTTATTCTGAAATGAGAGAAGTTGATTTTATAAATGAAGTAATGGAAAAATCAGGTGCAAAAATGTTACTTGATGTAAATAATGTATTTGTAAATGCTTCTAATCACTCTTTTAAAGCACGAAAATTTATTGATGAAATTGATAAAAGTAAAGTAGCTTATATGCATATGGCAGGTCATTATTTTGATGAAGAATCTGCTTTAAAAATAGATTCTCATGGAATGCCAATTTGTTCTGGTGTTTGGAAACTTTTAGAGTATACTTTAAAACAAATAGATGCACCTGTAATGATTGAACGAGATAACAATGTCCCACCTCTTAGTGAGCTTGAAATAGAGTATAGAAAGATGGAAAGAATTTGTAAGGCAGTTCGTAATGCAAAATAA
- a CDS encoding response regulator transcription factor — translation MKILLLEDDTLLNEIIEEFLEELGHKVISTFDGQEALETIYEHNFDLLLLDVNVPSLNGFDLLKSLKNNSINTASIYITSLHTPNDMKKGFDSGADDYIKKPFQLSELNLRINNISRLRQIEKTGLKVLSPDISYNYDTKNITMQTKQIHLSKTQAKIFEYFLKNENKTISIEEIGLNNWAYDEIPTDSTIRTYIKNLRKIIGKDRITTIKGVGYQVTFK, via the coding sequence ATGAAAATATTACTACTTGAAGATGATACTTTATTAAATGAAATTATAGAAGAGTTCCTAGAAGAATTAGGACATAAAGTAATTTCTACCTTTGATGGACAAGAAGCCCTTGAAACAATTTATGAACATAATTTTGACTTATTATTACTTGATGTTAATGTACCATCATTAAATGGTTTTGATTTGTTAAAAAGTTTAAAAAATAATTCTATTAATACTGCTAGTATATATATCACTTCTTTACATACGCCAAATGATATGAAAAAAGGCTTTGATAGTGGAGCTGATGATTATATAAAAAAACCATTTCAATTAAGTGAATTAAATTTGAGAATAAATAATATAAGTAGATTACGCCAAATTGAAAAAACAGGATTAAAAGTTTTAAGTCCAGATATTTCATATAATTATGATACAAAAAATATAACTATGCAAACAAAACAAATACACTTATCTAAAACCCAAGCAAAAATTTTTGAGTATTTTTTAAAAAATGAGAATAAAACTATATCAATAGAAGAAATAGGTTTAAACAATTGGGCGTATGATGAAATTCCAACAGATTCAACAATAAGAACATATATAAAAAACTTGAGAAAGATTATAGGTAAAGATAGAATTACCACTATAAAAGGAGTAGGTTACCAGGTAACCTTTAAGTAA
- a CDS encoding HvfC family peptide modification chaperone has product MQNKKTKKVEKTIEKNVQDRFIDIISNQKENPTNSVYKVYQKLVFYRFEEIVKSTFIEFCKHISEDELEKSIYSFLKNPPSTPYVWQIANDYRKFVKKQKLFHNRKYLYELLYFDWIEVEIYMKEYKKIKKKDFSWENGYKLAPSARLKRFDFDIINKDYENTRENFLIIYYDYKSDEVLYREINQFLYVLIKKSNKKESLSKILEILCKENEIDFNEAKEILQEPLQELLLLKAIY; this is encoded by the coding sequence ATGCAAAATAAAAAAACAAAAAAAGTTGAAAAAACTATTGAGAAAAATGTACAAGATAGATTTATTGATATTATAAGTAATCAAAAAGAAAATCCTACAAATTCTGTATATAAAGTTTATCAAAAACTTGTTTTTTATAGATTTGAAGAAATAGTTAAAAGTACATTTATAGAGTTTTGTAAACACATAAGTGAAGATGAGTTAGAAAAAAGTATTTATTCATTTTTAAAAAATCCTCCAAGTACTCCATATGTGTGGCAAATAGCAAATGATTATAGAAAATTTGTAAAAAAACAAAAACTTTTTCATAATAGAAAATATCTTTATGAACTATTATATTTTGACTGGATTGAAGTTGAAATATATATGAAAGAATATAAAAAGATAAAAAAGAAAGATTTTTCTTGGGAAAATGGATATAAATTAGCTCCAAGTGCAAGGCTTAAAAGATTTGATTTTGATATTATAAATAAAGACTATGAAAATACGAGAGAAAACTTTTTAATCATATATTATGACTATAAAAGTGATGAAGTATTATATAGAGAAATAAATCAATTTTTATATGTTTTAATCAAAAAATCAAATAAAAAAGAATCTCTTTCTAAAATTTTAGAAATACTTTGTAAAGAAAATGAAATTGATTTTAATGAAGCAAAAGAGATTTTACAAGAACCTTTACAAGAATTACTTTTATTAAAGGCGATTTATTAG
- a CDS encoding HvfA family oxazolone/thioamide-modified RiPP metallophore, with product MNTKMKLAGIMLGAALTSTAAFAGTASCGAGKCGGDVKKTEKKASCGAGKCGADMKKDMKKASCGAGKCGADMKKGDMKGHEMKKDMKKASCGAGKCGADMKKEAK from the coding sequence ATGAATACTAAAATGAAATTAGCTGGAATTATGTTAGGAGCTGCTTTAACAAGTACAGCTGCTTTTGCAGGAACTGCTTCGTGTGGTGCAGGAAAATGTGGTGGTGATGTTAAGAAAACTGAAAAGAAAGCTTCTTGTGGTGCTGGTAAATGTGGTGCTGATATGAAAAAAGATATGAAAAAAGCTTCATGTGGTGCTGGTAAGTGTGGTGCTGATATGAAAAAAGGCGACATGAAAGGTCATGAGATGAAAAAAGATATGAAAAAAGCTTCTTGTGGTGCTGGTAAATGTGGTGCTGATATGAAAAAAGAAGCAAAATAA
- a CDS encoding sensor histidine kinase, with product MLFIALLYFQNEKKLYFDLTKTKMQNVVSNITSQIIFSHMKNKKIDTSQFLRTKLYKIAFYDKDKKKMYGNLDEKIDFSKKIIKKDKYFILLDNSTYGHLGIYYIAIKENVYFQRVQNLKNEIIILFMTIYTILALIGFYLARLFLKPIKDEREKLNNFIKDTTHELNTPISAILMSCEKEELSKKQIERIRLASVKISEIYKDLTYIFLEDKEKKINLEDISLKEIIEEELKYFDVLAQKKKITINISLEELKFMIDKNDFIRVFNNILSNAIKYNKKTGFINIELKDKKLLIKDSGIGIEEKKVKDIFNRYYRATNDSGGFGIGLNIVKNICDEYKIKIDVHSKIKEGTTFILTFN from the coding sequence ATGCTTTTTATTGCCCTACTTTACTTTCAAAATGAGAAAAAACTATATTTTGATTTAACAAAAACAAAAATGCAAAATGTAGTATCTAATATTACTTCACAAATCATCTTTTCACATATGAAAAATAAAAAAATTGATACTTCACAGTTTTTGAGAACAAAACTTTATAAAATTGCATTTTATGATAAAGATAAAAAAAAGATGTACGGTAATTTAGATGAGAAAATTGATTTTTCTAAAAAAATTATCAAAAAAGATAAGTATTTTATTTTACTTGATAATTCTACTTATGGTCACCTTGGAATATATTATATTGCGATAAAAGAGAATGTATATTTTCAAAGAGTTCAAAATCTAAAAAATGAAATAATTATTCTTTTTATGACGATATATACAATTTTAGCTCTTATTGGATTTTATCTTGCACGACTATTTTTAAAACCAATAAAAGATGAAAGAGAAAAGTTAAACAACTTTATAAAAGATACAACTCATGAGTTAAATACACCAATTAGTGCTATTTTAATGTCCTGTGAAAAAGAAGAATTAAGTAAAAAACAAATTGAGAGAATAAGATTAGCATCAGTTAAAATATCAGAAATATATAAAGATTTAACATATATTTTTTTAGAAGATAAAGAAAAAAAAATTAATTTAGAAGATATTTCTTTAAAGGAAATTATTGAAGAAGAGTTAAAATATTTTGATGTATTAGCACAAAAAAAGAAAATTACTATAAATATTAGTTTAGAAGAATTAAAATTTATGATAGATAAAAATGATTTTATAAGAGTTTTTAATAATATTTTATCCAATGCAATAAAATATAATAAAAAAACAGGTTTTATTAATATTGAATTAAAAGATAAAAAACTTCTTATCAAAGATTCTGGTATAGGAATTGAAGAAAAAAAAGTAAAGGATATTTTCAATAGATATTATAGAGCAACAAATGATAGTGGTGGTTTTGGTATTGGACTTAATATTGTAAAAAATATATGTGATGAATATAAAATAAAAATAGATGTTCACTCAAAAATAAAAGAAGGCACAACTTTTATACTTACTTTTAATTAG